Proteins co-encoded in one Aminivibrio pyruvatiphilus genomic window:
- a CDS encoding sodium:solute symporter family protein codes for MFIASALGILAAFFFFGILSSGKVSSSSEYSVASRKATAGGVSGIILGSLVGGSSTVGTVQMAYHYGLSAWWFTLGGGIGCLIMGLWFVKPLRATELITLPQFLGRHFGQGSAFLSAVATALGSFIALIAQFLAGTALLGSVFPFPAWVSAVFMAVLILAFAYGGGIKSFSRLGKVKIIFLYGVMILCVGAAFLSGQTPSVLMRSLPADPFFNIFARGVAKDLGAFTSLLCGVLCGQIYIQAVYAASSDATARKGCLWTSLITPPLGLLGVWIGLALRNSGVAVEASQALPFFIRTYFHPLAAGLLWSGIMITVLGTSVGITFGVATNLTRDMYLKTKRAAAYDDGKILLASRITVLGTVIAAGLIALAAGKSMILQWAYLGMGIKGAGIIIPLIAAVFLPGRLPAVWSLLSGTCGLAGVFIGAAFFKGMDPLLPGLALSGAIALAGLVLARRKTSLPGG; via the coding sequence ATGTTCATCGCGTCAGCTCTCGGCATTCTGGCTGCTTTTTTCTTTTTCGGCATTTTGTCCTCCGGAAAGGTGAGCTCTTCCTCGGAGTATTCGGTAGCCAGCAGAAAAGCGACCGCCGGAGGCGTTTCCGGCATTATCCTCGGCAGTCTCGTGGGGGGCTCTTCCACCGTCGGCACGGTGCAGATGGCCTACCATTACGGCCTGTCCGCCTGGTGGTTCACCCTGGGGGGCGGCATTGGCTGCCTCATCATGGGACTGTGGTTCGTCAAGCCCCTGAGAGCGACGGAGCTCATCACCCTTCCCCAGTTCCTCGGCCGTCATTTCGGGCAGGGATCGGCGTTTCTCTCCGCCGTGGCCACCGCCCTGGGATCCTTCATCGCCCTCATCGCCCAGTTCCTCGCCGGGACGGCCCTGCTGGGCTCGGTCTTCCCCTTCCCCGCCTGGGTGTCCGCCGTTTTCATGGCGGTGCTCATCCTGGCCTTTGCCTACGGGGGAGGGATCAAGAGCTTCAGCAGGCTGGGAAAGGTGAAGATCATCTTTCTCTACGGGGTCATGATCCTCTGCGTCGGGGCAGCGTTCCTCTCGGGACAGACGCCTTCCGTGCTCATGCGCTCCCTTCCCGCCGATCCCTTCTTCAACATCTTTGCCCGGGGCGTGGCAAAGGACCTCGGCGCCTTCACATCGCTGCTCTGCGGCGTCCTGTGCGGCCAGATCTACATCCAGGCGGTCTACGCCGCCTCCTCCGACGCCACCGCCCGGAAGGGGTGCCTCTGGACCTCCCTGATAACCCCGCCCCTGGGGCTTCTCGGCGTCTGGATCGGCCTGGCACTCCGGAACTCCGGGGTGGCCGTGGAAGCATCCCAGGCCCTTCCCTTTTTCATCCGCACCTATTTTCACCCCCTCGCCGCCGGGCTCCTCTGGTCGGGAATCATGATCACCGTCCTGGGAACCTCGGTGGGAATCACCTTCGGTGTGGCCACGAACCTCACAAGGGACATGTACCTGAAGACGAAGCGGGCGGCCGCCTATGACGATGGGAAAATCCTCCTCGCCAGCAGGATCACGGTCCTCGGAACTGTCATCGCCGCAGGCCTGATCGCCCTCGCGGCGGGAAAAAGCATGATCCTCCAGTGGGCCTATCTCGGCATGGGCATCAAGGGGGCGGGCATCATCATTCCTCTCATCGCCGCCGTGTTCCTGCCCGGAAGGCTGCCCGCCGTCTGGAGCCTTCTTTCCGGAACCTGCGGTCTTGCGGGGGTCTTCATCGGGGCGGCGTTCTTCAAGGGCATGGATCCCCTGCTGCCGGGGCTGGCCCTCTCGGGGGCCATCGCCCTGGCCGGTCTGGTCCTTGCCCGGAGGAAAACAAGCCTGCCGGGAGGATGA
- a CDS encoding cupin domain-containing protein gives MIARNLADLGTMGNAHGVDARNIYDTDDAVITVITLKPGQSMKRHVTPVDVAFYVLEGKGTVEVGEEKQEVGRDTLIESPKDIMHCWYNTSDADLRFMVVKAPKPTRKTAFVGS, from the coding sequence ATGATCGCGAGAAATCTTGCAGACCTGGGTACCATGGGTAACGCCCACGGAGTGGACGCCCGAAACATCTACGACACCGACGACGCCGTCATCACGGTGATCACCCTGAAACCCGGCCAGTCCATGAAGCGGCACGTCACCCCGGTGGACGTGGCGTTCTACGTCCTCGAGGGGAAGGGAACCGTCGAGGTTGGGGAAGAAAAGCAGGAAGTGGGCAGGGATACCCTCATCGAAAGTCCGAAGGACATTATGCACTGCTGGTACAACACCAGCGACGCCGATCTCCGGTTTATGGTGGTGAAGGCTCCCAAACCGACCCGGAAGACCGCCTTCGTCGGTTCGTGA
- a CDS encoding aspartate/glutamate racemase family protein has product MVNSRQPDKILGVLGGMGPAAAAEFLRLLAERAPVSRDQEHAVTYLLSDPQVPDRSSAILGTGEDPTERLKKNLLTLAGWGADVLAVPCNTAHFFIDRFREELPVPLIHIIDETVGAAGRMSPAGAWLLATRGTMDSGLYQRYGEKRNYPFFVPSLEVQQKVQESIELVKSNRKAEGGELLKGVVLELWEERDLPICAACTELPLAYDASGLPQEKTVSSLGALCEACLRALYP; this is encoded by the coding sequence ATGGTGAACAGCAGACAGCCCGATAAAATTCTCGGTGTACTCGGCGGCATGGGGCCGGCGGCGGCGGCGGAGTTTCTCCGTCTCCTGGCGGAGCGGGCGCCCGTCTCCCGGGACCAGGAGCACGCCGTGACCTACCTGCTCTCCGACCCCCAGGTGCCCGACCGGAGCAGCGCCATTCTCGGCACGGGGGAGGACCCCACGGAGCGGCTGAAGAAGAATCTCCTCACCCTTGCGGGGTGGGGAGCCGACGTCCTTGCCGTACCCTGCAACACGGCCCATTTCTTCATCGATCGCTTCCGGGAGGAGCTGCCGGTACCCCTCATCCACATCATCGACGAGACGGTGGGGGCCGCCGGAAGGATGAGTCCTGCGGGTGCGTGGCTCCTGGCCACCCGGGGGACCATGGACAGCGGGCTCTACCAGCGCTACGGAGAGAAGAGAAACTACCCCTTTTTCGTTCCGTCCCTGGAAGTGCAGCAGAAGGTGCAGGAAAGCATCGAGCTGGTGAAGTCGAACAGAAAGGCGGAGGGAGGGGAACTGCTGAAAGGCGTGGTGCTGGAGCTGTGGGAGGAGAGGGATCTCCCCATATGCGCGGCCTGCACGGAGCTTCCCCTGGCCTACGACGCGTCGGGCCTTCCCCAGGAGAAGACCGTGTCCAGCCTGGGAGCCCTCTGCGAGGCCTGTCTCCGGGCTCTCTATCCCTGA
- a CDS encoding class II aldolase/adducin family protein: MATGWKAEREQVASIMRRLYRQGLTTCSGGNVSLRAGGVILITPSGTDKGEITAEEIGAVTLKGEKLLPGLKLSIETEMHLEVYRNRPDVNGVVHAHPVTASAFAALGTDIDTRLTAETWHVLGKPVRASYALMGTKDLARIVGEAARRGNAVIMENHGVLTVGRTLFEAFDRLELLEAAAKMTWITHTMGSPRPLTEARIQEMEEVYGRRK, translated from the coding sequence ATGGCAACCGGCTGGAAAGCGGAAAGGGAACAGGTCGCCTCCATAATGAGACGGCTGTACCGCCAGGGCCTGACCACCTGTTCCGGCGGAAACGTGAGTCTCCGGGCCGGCGGCGTGATTCTCATAACCCCATCGGGGACGGACAAGGGAGAAATCACCGCCGAAGAAATCGGGGCCGTGACCCTGAAAGGGGAAAAACTTCTCCCCGGGCTGAAGCTCAGCATCGAGACGGAGATGCACCTGGAAGTCTACCGGAACCGCCCCGACGTGAACGGCGTCGTCCATGCCCACCCCGTAACGGCTTCCGCCTTCGCCGCCCTCGGCACGGACATCGATACCCGGCTCACCGCCGAAACCTGGCATGTACTGGGGAAGCCGGTCAGGGCATCCTACGCCCTCATGGGGACGAAGGACCTCGCCCGGATCGTCGGCGAGGCGGCGAGGAGAGGAAACGCCGTGATAATGGAAAACCACGGAGTTCTTACCGTGGGGCGGACCCTCTTCGAGGCCTTCGACAGACTGGAGCTCCTCGAGGCGGCGGCAAAAATGACCTGGATCACCCACACCATGGGATCGCCCCGGCCCCTGACGGAAGCCAGGATACAGGAAATGGAAGAAGTATACGGCAGGCGGAAATGA
- a CDS encoding ABC transporter ATP-binding protein, producing MADRQKQGITIEGLRKRYGSGETAVDALKGVDMAVSPGEVVGLIGPSGSGKSTLLKCLGAVIEPTAGRMTLGDDVIYDGKWKIKDLRALRRDRIGFIFQAPYLIPFLDVTDNVALLPMLAGRSDGESRKRAMELLEALDVGHRASAMPSQLSGGEQQRVAIARALANRPPVILADEPTAPLDSERALSVISILNDMAKQYETAIIVVTHDEKIIPTFRRIYHIRDGKTEETAGEGRSLEFKQTRQPEEETA from the coding sequence ATGGCTGACCGGCAGAAACAGGGCATTACCATAGAAGGACTGCGCAAGCGGTATGGATCGGGGGAGACGGCGGTGGACGCCCTGAAGGGCGTGGACATGGCGGTATCGCCCGGAGAGGTGGTGGGCCTCATCGGTCCCTCCGGGTCGGGAAAAAGCACCCTGCTCAAGTGTCTCGGCGCCGTGATCGAGCCCACCGCCGGCCGCATGACCCTCGGAGACGACGTCATTTATGACGGGAAGTGGAAAATAAAAGACCTCAGGGCCCTGCGCAGAGACAGGATCGGGTTCATTTTCCAGGCCCCCTACCTCATTCCCTTCCTCGACGTGACGGACAACGTGGCCCTGCTGCCCATGCTGGCGGGCCGTTCCGACGGAGAGTCCAGGAAACGGGCCATGGAACTCCTGGAAGCGCTGGACGTGGGGCACAGGGCTTCCGCCATGCCATCCCAGCTTTCGGGGGGTGAGCAGCAGCGGGTGGCCATAGCCCGGGCCCTGGCGAACAGGCCGCCGGTGATCCTGGCCGACGAGCCCACGGCACCCCTTGACAGCGAGCGCGCCCTTTCGGTGATCTCCATACTGAACGACATGGCGAAGCAGTACGAGACGGCGATCATCGTGGTCACCCATGATGAGAAGATCATCCCAACTTTTCGGAGGATATACCATATCCGGGACGGGAAAACGGAGGAAACGGCCGGTGAAGGCCGTTCTTTGGAGTTCAAACAGACCAGACAGCCAGAGGAGGAGACAGCATGA
- the phoU gene encoding phosphate signaling complex protein PhoU, translated as MNEINLRKQLEEDLGELKRMILRLGRMAEEAISRAVWAMKNQDAAVARSVIEKDDELDELAEGVDSACMHFTARYQPLGEDLRAVTSIMHMAIDLERIGDYGGNIAKVALDLADKELIKPLIDIPRMVDALAVMVEKALTAFDTGDAEAAKAVFPMDDFLDDLEKQIMRELLLMMMENPQRIGQATQLLNVARTLERAGDHITNVAERVVYIYTGKTVKASAFRRPKER; from the coding sequence ATGAACGAAATCAACCTGAGAAAACAGCTTGAGGAGGACCTCGGAGAGCTGAAGCGGATGATCCTCCGGCTCGGGAGGATGGCGGAGGAAGCCATCTCCAGGGCGGTGTGGGCGATGAAGAACCAGGATGCAGCCGTCGCCCGCAGCGTCATCGAAAAGGACGACGAGCTCGACGAGCTGGCTGAAGGAGTGGACAGCGCCTGCATGCACTTCACCGCGCGGTACCAGCCCCTCGGTGAGGATCTCCGGGCCGTGACGTCCATCATGCACATGGCCATAGACCTGGAGCGGATCGGCGACTACGGCGGCAACATCGCCAAGGTGGCCCTCGACCTGGCCGACAAGGAACTCATCAAGCCCCTCATCGACATTCCCCGCATGGTGGACGCCCTCGCCGTCATGGTGGAAAAAGCGCTCACCGCCTTCGATACCGGCGACGCCGAGGCCGCGAAGGCCGTGTTTCCCATGGACGACTTCCTGGACGACCTTGAAAAGCAGATCATGAGGGAACTGCTGCTCATGATGATGGAGAATCCCCAGAGGATCGGCCAGGCGACCCAGCTCCTGAACGTGGCCAGAACCCTGGAGCGGGCGGGGGACCACATCACAAACGTGGCGGAACGGGTGGTCTATATCTATACCGGCAAAACCGTGAAGGCCTCCGCCTTCCGGCGTCCGAAGGAGCGGTGA
- a CDS encoding pseudouridine synthase, translated as MMEEREGTVSIIYRDPWFLAVHKPAGMLVHRSPLDTRETRFALQEARNLAGCRLYLLHRLDRPTSGILLFAAEKEAARKGAELFRNDGVEKVYLAVARGWVPEEGIIDHPLADDLGGLRNSGGRTGTVREARTAFRCLACAELPFAVSNHPTTRYSLAEIRPFSGRRRQIRRHFKHIFHPIVGDTTYGEGRHNRFFRERFGCIRLMLAAVKLSFCHPFTGERAEIFCPPEESFLSVAGALGWEEAALRNPESGLR; from the coding sequence ATGATGGAAGAAAGAGAAGGAACCGTGTCCATAATCTACCGGGATCCATGGTTCCTGGCGGTGCACAAGCCGGCGGGCATGCTGGTCCACCGGTCTCCCCTGGATACCCGGGAGACCAGGTTCGCCCTCCAGGAAGCACGGAACCTTGCCGGCTGCAGGCTCTACCTCCTTCATCGGCTGGACCGCCCCACCTCGGGTATTCTGCTCTTCGCGGCGGAAAAGGAAGCGGCCCGGAAGGGTGCTGAACTGTTCCGGAACGATGGAGTGGAGAAGGTCTACCTCGCCGTTGCCAGGGGCTGGGTGCCGGAGGAAGGGATCATCGATCATCCCCTGGCCGATGACCTGGGAGGCCTCAGGAACTCCGGCGGACGCACCGGGACGGTCAGGGAAGCCCGGACCGCCTTTCGGTGCCTTGCCTGTGCGGAACTTCCTTTCGCCGTGTCGAACCATCCCACCACACGGTACTCCCTGGCGGAAATCCGGCCTTTCAGCGGGAGGCGGCGGCAGATCCGGAGGCACTTCAAGCATATTTTCCACCCGATCGTGGGTGATACCACCTATGGGGAGGGGCGGCACAACCGGTTCTTCCGGGAGCGGTTCGGCTGCATCCGGCTGATGCTCGCGGCGGTGAAGCTGTCGTTCTGCCATCCCTTCACCGGTGAGAGGGCGGAGATTTTCTGCCCGCCGGAGGAGAGTTTCCTCTCCGTCGCGGGGGCCCTCGGATGGGAAGAGGCCGCTCTCCGGAATCCGGAAAGCGGCCTCCGCTGA
- a CDS encoding phosphate ABC transporter substrate-binding protein has translation MRKTAAVLAGIAILSLSGMAFGAEIVMNGSTTVLPIAQAAAEKYMAANEGVKISVSGGGSGNGIKAIIDGTTHIANSSRFIKQDEVKAAVEKGTYPVPFAVAMDALLPIVHPDNPVKDLSIDQLQAIYSGKITSWKDVGGEDKPIAVVGRDTSSGTYETWQEIILKKERVSPRALIVASSGAMLTTVAKNKYAIGYDGIGYINDTVKPLMVNGKKGSAETALDGSYPIARFLYMFTKGWPTGEIMKFMNYMLGDEGQKVVASTGFVPLRILK, from the coding sequence ATGAGAAAAACGGCAGCGGTTCTCGCGGGAATAGCGATCCTCTCCCTTTCGGGCATGGCCTTCGGGGCTGAAATCGTCATGAACGGCTCCACCACGGTCCTTCCCATCGCCCAGGCGGCGGCGGAGAAGTACATGGCGGCAAACGAAGGCGTGAAGATCAGCGTCTCCGGCGGCGGCAGCGGCAACGGAATCAAGGCCATCATCGACGGAACCACCCACATCGCCAATTCCTCCAGGTTCATCAAGCAGGACGAAGTCAAGGCAGCGGTGGAGAAGGGCACATACCCCGTTCCCTTCGCAGTGGCCATGGATGCCCTGCTCCCCATCGTCCACCCCGACAACCCCGTCAAGGATCTTTCCATCGATCAGCTCCAGGCGATTTACTCCGGCAAGATCACCAGCTGGAAGGACGTGGGCGGAGAGGACAAGCCCATCGCCGTGGTCGGACGGGACACGAGTTCCGGCACCTACGAGACCTGGCAGGAGATCATTCTCAAGAAGGAAAGAGTGTCCCCCAGGGCCCTGATCGTGGCCTCCTCGGGAGCCATGCTCACCACCGTGGCAAAGAACAAGTATGCCATCGGCTACGACGGCATCGGCTACATCAACGACACTGTGAAGCCCCTCATGGTGAACGGAAAGAAAGGTTCCGCCGAGACGGCCCTTGACGGTTCCTACCCCATCGCCCGCTTCCTCTACATGTTCACCAAGGGGTGGCCCACCGGCGAGATCATGAAGTTCATGAACTACATGCTCGGTGACGAAGGACAGAAAGTGGTCGCCTCCACCGGGTTCGTGCCCCTCAGGATCCTGAAGTAG
- a CDS encoding metallophosphoesterase, producing the protein MSRSFAVFFSLYMLIYGSMHVFVYFKLRSAIGRGWKWTALFILVSLAMIVGARALWLFDFGDAHTLRKVLSCSGYVWMAFIFMTFAWFVLIDMVRLLFYILDGLLSSRFGELLGSPKLRAFIAVSAALSICVYGWFEALNIRTVTITIPTAKLPRGVDRVRIAQLSDVHLGWIIQEQRLAAMLDAVKAVEPDMLVITGDLVDGDMEERQAEVALFRGLKLPHGIYAVTGNHEYHAGIGQALAFKEHAGLRVLRNEAVRAGGVILAGVDDRAARRYGHPGVPDASVLAGMPPNRFVVLLKHQPYVDSDAVGLFDLQLSGHTHGGQIWPFYWATRAVYDYRPGLRAIVPPERSGQAHAASPGRQSRIYVNNGTGTWGPPIRFLTPPEVTVIDIVRE; encoded by the coding sequence ATGAGCCGGAGCTTTGCCGTGTTTTTTTCGCTCTACATGCTGATTTACGGAAGCATGCACGTTTTTGTCTACTTCAAGCTGAGAAGCGCCATAGGACGGGGCTGGAAATGGACCGCCCTTTTCATCCTGGTGTCTCTTGCCATGATCGTCGGCGCACGGGCCCTCTGGCTCTTCGATTTCGGGGATGCCCACACCCTCCGGAAGGTTCTGTCCTGCTCGGGATACGTGTGGATGGCCTTCATCTTCATGACCTTCGCCTGGTTCGTCCTCATCGACATGGTGAGGCTCCTCTTCTATATTCTCGACGGGCTCCTCTCCTCACGGTTCGGCGAACTGCTCGGTTCTCCGAAGCTCCGGGCGTTCATTGCAGTCTCAGCGGCTCTTTCCATCTGCGTCTACGGCTGGTTCGAGGCGCTGAACATCAGGACGGTCACCATCACCATCCCCACAGCGAAGCTGCCGCGGGGGGTGGACCGTGTCCGCATCGCCCAGCTCTCCGACGTGCACCTCGGGTGGATCATCCAGGAGCAGCGGCTGGCCGCCATGCTGGACGCAGTGAAGGCCGTGGAACCCGACATGCTCGTCATCACCGGGGATCTTGTGGACGGAGACATGGAGGAGCGACAGGCCGAGGTCGCCCTCTTCCGGGGACTGAAGCTGCCCCACGGCATCTACGCCGTGACGGGAAACCACGAATACCATGCGGGCATCGGTCAGGCTCTGGCCTTCAAGGAACATGCCGGGCTGAGGGTTCTGCGGAACGAGGCTGTCCGAGCCGGGGGCGTCATCCTTGCCGGGGTGGACGACAGGGCGGCCAGGCGGTACGGCCACCCCGGCGTGCCGGATGCGTCCGTCCTGGCGGGGATGCCTCCGAACCGCTTCGTGGTGCTCCTCAAGCACCAGCCCTATGTCGATTCCGACGCTGTGGGGCTGTTTGACCTCCAGCTTTCGGGGCATACCCACGGCGGCCAGATCTGGCCCTTTTACTGGGCGACCAGGGCGGTCTACGATTACCGCCCCGGTCTTCGGGCCATCGTCCCCCCGGAGAGGAGCGGGCAGGCTCATGCCGCTTCTCCCGGGAGGCAGAGCCGGATCTACGTGAACAACGGCACGGGAACCTGGGGGCCTCCCATACGGTTCCTCACCCCGCCCGAAGTGACGGTCATCGACATCGTAAGGGAATAG
- a CDS encoding response regulator transcription factor, whose protein sequence is MPGQRILIVEDEEAIVEVVSRTLRRHGYETASAADGDRALEMAFSLRPDLVILDLMLPKMDGWEVCRRLKADRQTASVPVLMLTARREERDVVEGLEIGADDYMKKPFSLAELAARVKALLRRSGPEEGGRIVEDGGLRIEVDGETALLRGAPLDLSPTEFRLLEVLARRMGRTVPREELLSKIWSFYGGDTRTVDVHISRLRKKLVDGKRPALAVNSLRGRGYRLVWEE, encoded by the coding sequence GTGCCGGGGCAGAGAATACTTATCGTGGAGGACGAGGAAGCCATCGTGGAGGTCGTGTCCCGGACCCTTCGGCGGCACGGCTATGAAACGGCCTCCGCCGCCGACGGAGACAGGGCCCTTGAAATGGCCTTCTCCCTGAGGCCCGACCTGGTGATCCTGGACCTCATGCTGCCGAAGATGGACGGATGGGAGGTCTGCCGCAGACTCAAGGCGGACCGCCAGACCGCTTCCGTCCCCGTTCTCATGCTCACCGCCCGGAGAGAAGAGCGGGACGTGGTGGAGGGCCTGGAAATCGGCGCCGACGACTACATGAAAAAACCTTTCTCCCTGGCGGAGCTGGCCGCACGGGTCAAGGCCCTCCTCCGGAGGTCCGGCCCGGAAGAAGGCGGCAGAATCGTGGAGGACGGCGGCCTACGGATAGAAGTCGACGGTGAAACGGCCCTGCTCCGGGGGGCGCCCCTGGACCTCAGCCCCACGGAATTCCGCCTCCTCGAAGTGCTGGCCAGGAGGATGGGGCGTACCGTTCCCAGGGAGGAGCTGCTGTCGAAAATCTGGAGCTTCTACGGCGGCGACACAAGGACGGTGGACGTTCACATTTCTCGCCTCCGGAAGAAGCTCGTCGACGGAAAGCGCCCGGCCCTGGCGGTCAATTCCCTCCGGGGAAGGGGCTACCGTCTGGTATGGGAGGAATGA
- the pstC gene encoding phosphate ABC transporter permease subunit PstC, which translates to MKDRLPGAIVKGISSAGILVMLFILYFLFREGLPVLRSVTLNELFGGDLWYPAENPPVLGMFPLIAATLAVTGLSCLLAVPFSLLIAVFVSETAPRPIRELLKPILELLGFFPSIVLGFIGMVVLAPWLQETFDMLSGLNLFNASLLLGILTVPVVSCLAEEALGAVPQDLRDASYALGATRWETTRKVVIPSALPGILSASLLGIMRAMGETMVVLMAAGGAAIIPLSVFDPVRPLTSTIAAEMGETPVGSPHYAALFFGGVILLVMTLTVNLLSAWVEKKGKMVR; encoded by the coding sequence ATGAAAGACAGGCTGCCGGGAGCCATCGTGAAGGGGATTTCAAGCGCGGGAATACTGGTCATGCTCTTCATCCTGTACTTCCTTTTCCGGGAAGGGCTTCCCGTGCTCAGGAGCGTCACGCTGAACGAGCTGTTTGGGGGCGACTTGTGGTACCCCGCAGAAAACCCGCCGGTTTTGGGCATGTTTCCCCTCATCGCGGCCACCCTTGCGGTGACGGGGCTGTCTTGCCTGCTGGCGGTCCCTTTCAGCCTTCTCATCGCCGTTTTCGTGTCGGAGACGGCACCCCGGCCGATCCGGGAACTCCTGAAGCCGATTCTCGAACTTCTCGGGTTCTTCCCTTCCATCGTCCTCGGCTTTATCGGCATGGTGGTCCTCGCCCCGTGGCTGCAGGAAACCTTCGATATGCTTTCGGGGCTGAACCTCTTCAACGCGTCCCTCCTGCTGGGCATTCTCACCGTTCCCGTGGTGAGTTGCCTTGCCGAGGAAGCCCTCGGTGCCGTTCCCCAGGATCTCCGGGACGCTTCCTACGCCCTGGGAGCCACCCGCTGGGAAACCACCCGGAAAGTGGTCATCCCCTCGGCCCTTCCGGGAATACTGAGTGCCTCCCTCCTTGGGATCATGCGGGCCATGGGAGAGACCATGGTGGTCCTCATGGCCGCGGGCGGAGCGGCCATCATCCCCCTGTCCGTCTTCGACCCCGTCCGGCCTCTTACCTCTACCATCGCCGCCGAAATGGGGGAGACCCCGGTGGGTTCTCCCCACTACGCCGCTCTTTTTTTCGGAGGCGTGATCCTCCTGGTCATGACCCTGACGGTGAACCTCCTCTCGGCCTGGGTCGAGAAAAAGGGAAAGATGGTGAGGTAG
- the pstB gene encoding phosphate ABC transporter ATP-binding protein PstB, with product MEKIQISAKNVNLYYGAARVLKDVSADILEKNVTALIGPSGCGKSTFLRCINRMNDFIPSARFEGEIRIDGTDIYDRGTDVIALRRKVGMVFQKPNPFPMSIYDNVAYGPRLHGIRNREKLDEIVRSSLTGAALWDEVKDKLKSPGTGLSGGQQQRLCIARAIATEPAVLLMDEPTSALDPLATARIEELVRELKKNYTVVIVTHNMQQAARISDRTAFFLLGDLVEYDSTPKMFTSPGDKRTEDYITGRFG from the coding sequence ATGGAAAAAATACAGATCAGCGCGAAAAACGTGAATCTCTATTACGGGGCGGCCCGGGTGCTCAAGGACGTCTCCGCGGACATCCTTGAAAAAAACGTGACGGCCCTCATCGGGCCTTCCGGCTGCGGCAAGAGCACGTTTCTGAGATGCATCAACAGGATGAACGATTTCATCCCCTCCGCCCGGTTTGAAGGAGAAATCCGCATCGACGGCACCGACATCTACGATAGGGGAACGGACGTGATCGCCCTGAGGCGGAAGGTGGGCATGGTGTTCCAGAAGCCCAACCCGTTCCCCATGTCCATCTATGACAACGTGGCCTACGGCCCGCGCCTTCACGGCATCCGGAACAGGGAAAAGCTCGACGAAATCGTCCGGAGCAGCCTCACCGGCGCCGCCCTGTGGGACGAGGTGAAGGACAAGCTCAAAAGCCCCGGCACGGGCCTCTCCGGCGGGCAGCAGCAGCGGCTCTGCATCGCCCGGGCCATAGCCACGGAACCGGCCGTCCTTCTGATGGACGAGCCCACGAGCGCCCTGGACCCCCTGGCCACCGCCCGCATCGAAGAGCTGGTGAGAGAGCTCAAGAAGAACTATACTGTGGTCATCGTGACCCACAACATGCAGCAGGCCGCCCGCATTTCCGACAGGACGGCGTTTTTCCTCCTGGGCGACCTGGTGGAGTATGACAGCACGCCGAAAATGTTCACGTCGCCCGGGGACAAGCGGACGGAAGATTATATCACCGGAAGGTTCGGCTAG
- the pstA gene encoding phosphate ABC transporter permease PstA yields the protein MDRRRIADKIMTLLCWAAGITLTALVFSVLAFVFLRGYSVLSLDFLLEPPRDSMTRGGIMTPLVGTLQLVTVAMAFAIPVGVATGLYFAEYARDDLFTRILRLAIRSLAGVPSVVFGLFGLSLFVILFRFGPSLLSAALTLACLTLPLMVTASEQAFLAVPQDYRDGSYALGASKWQTIRRVVLPSAAPTVITGIILSIGRVAGETAPIMFTGAAFFAPHIAKSLFSEVMALPYHIYVLATAGTFIEETRPIQYGTVLVLLLLVLGICSVGIFMRSRLRRRMRR from the coding sequence ATGGATCGCCGTCGAATAGCGGACAAAATCATGACCCTTCTCTGCTGGGCCGCCGGAATAACACTGACCGCACTTGTATTTTCCGTCCTGGCCTTTGTCTTCCTGCGGGGGTATTCCGTTCTCTCCCTGGATTTCCTCCTGGAACCTCCCCGGGACAGCATGACCAGGGGAGGCATAATGACCCCCCTCGTGGGGACCCTGCAGCTCGTGACGGTGGCCATGGCCTTCGCCATTCCCGTCGGGGTGGCCACGGGGCTCTACTTCGCCGAATACGCCCGGGACGACCTGTTCACCCGCATCCTCAGGCTCGCCATCCGGTCTCTCGCCGGGGTGCCCTCGGTAGTCTTCGGCCTCTTCGGGCTCTCTCTTTTCGTGATCCTCTTCCGGTTCGGCCCGAGCCTTCTTTCCGCCGCGCTAACGCTGGCGTGCCTGACTCTGCCCCTCATGGTCACCGCATCGGAACAGGCCTTTCTCGCCGTGCCCCAGGACTACCGTGACGGCTCCTACGCCCTCGGAGCCTCGAAATGGCAGACCATCCGGCGGGTGGTGCTTCCTTCGGCGGCCCCCACGGTTATCACGGGGATCATCCTCAGCATCGGCCGGGTGGCGGGGGAGACGGCGCCCATCATGTTCACAGGCGCGGCCTTTTTCGCCCCCCATATCGCAAAGAGCCTGTTTTCCGAGGTAATGGCCCTGCCGTACCACATCTACGTCCTCGCCACGGCGGGAACGTTCATCGAAGAAACCCGCCCCATACAGTACGGAACGGTTCTCGTCCTTCTTCTTCTCGTCCTGGGAATCTGCTCCGTGGGGATATTCATGCGGTCCCGGCTTCGCCGGAGAATGCGCCGATAA